ATTTTTGCACCCGCATCATACGCAGACAATATCTGCATTTGAAAACGATGATCATATGCATGCTAGAAAAAAAATGTAATGGATGGAAGATTAATAGGCAAGTACTACACTGAACCACTGTGAACTTGATACTTGAAAATTGTTCAAGAAACTAACGACGGCTGATTTTGTCCTCTAGAAGTAGAAACTCAGAGTCCTTTGTCCTGACGACTGAGACGGTGACTTGATCGGCCTGGTTGACAAAAATATGGGAAAACAGATATTTGTTAAGTTTTGAGGCGAGCATGTatgttttcttatatttttgTCAAATAAGGCCGATCAAGTTACTATATCTCAAATGTTACGGAAGGAGAACCGTGAGCTTATACGCCCGAGGGGCGAGGGCTGATGTCAGCCATCGTTGAAGTTTAGGGGGACTGCCTATCAAGGTGAACCACCGTAGAACTTGCCACATAGCTATTGAAAGACTAAATAAAGACACTTACTTCAGTTGGAGTCATTGCGCCAGGAATATATAAGACTTCACCACCTTGAGCATAATCCAAAATATCCTGATAAACAATTTTAAATAGAACTTTATACCGGTAAGAATATCTAGTATATCTTGAACCCATGAAATTCCCAATGAAATGTGACAATCAATAATCTCCAAAGTCGattataacaacaataataattaaaaaaaaaaacagtgtgATTTCGCACAACCAAGTATTATTTGACATTTAGTAAACGAATACAATTTCAAACCTTAACGATTGCAGGACTCATAAGAAATTTAGCGCCAGCATTAATTGCAGTTTTTGCATCCTCAATCCTGAGAACAGTTCCAACCTAAAGTGCAGATATCTGTTGAGAACAGCAACTCGGTACAAGAGATTAACGAAAAAGATAAATGCAAACAATGATGAGCACATGATTTTTGTTAAAGAAGGATGAGAAAGCATACCCCTAGAGTCGTTCTAGGATGCTTCTTCACCAGCTTCTCTAGAACCTACAAAAACAAGACGCGTATTATGAAATTTAAACCTCAAGAACATGTAAAGTGAGGAAGCAAATAAggttatgtaaacaacctcaaaCACACCTGGAGTAGACATCACAATCTCCAACTACATGTGAAAGAAACAAAGTTGGTGAGAAGCACATCATTAAAATATAGAGTTGAACATGCTTTATTTTCATGCAAATGAAATTCGAACAAAATACTCCAAAGTAATTCATATAATTTAAGGAGAAAAGAGAACATGGAGTGTCACTATAAACTAATTTTATACAAACATCTAATGAGAATTCCGTATTTTgcagttatttttaaaatgtggtTACAAAGTGGACTTATGTAGCAATAGGATGAGTTCTCATTGAATGTCGATGTAGAATTAATTTACACCAAATGTGCATTACCATTAAATTCTATTTCAAAATAGCATAAGGATGAACAACTTTCTCTCTATATGGCCGAATAGCATTTGAAGTGATTCAACAATTAGGATTGGGCAAAACTGATCCATATAAATGTCCTTGAGTTTCTGTTActattattcaaaataattaagaagaaaaaaagaacagTTAACGTACAACTGAAATGCCACCTGCTATTGCCGCATTTGCAGCTTCCAAAGCCACTTCTGCACTATATGTAATTGAGAAATTAAAAGTAAGCCAACACAAACAGATTAGGAAAAAATTTAAAGACTACGTTTGCAATTTGTGAATTCGTTTTTATTGGAAAATGTTAGGATACTAGTTCTTATATTAATACTTTCTCCTCCACCAGGATCTGAACCGAAAAAGGATTTTCTGTATTCAAATTTTTCACGCATTAATGCATTCATTATGCTTATGTCCGTACGATATTGATCCAACAGTGTAAAATAAAcagatttaaattatatataacgatttaaaaaatatttcctTAAATCACAACCGTCTAATCTTGATTTGACCGTTTACAATGCTGATTGTGTGACTGCAGGCAAACGCAGTCCATCCGAACCCTGGTCCTTTAAGGACTTTAACATTATACTCATAAAAATACACCAACGATAACTCTACAAGTGTGGATCAATAAAGTACACCATTGCACAAACATGGGGAAAACTTGTCAAGACTCAGGACATACATAGACAGGGTGCACGCACGCGCACAAGGAAAAATCCTTATcatcattaaaatttaaaattcaacaaCATATCTATAAATACATGGTGATTGATTAAGGTTGACTAGTCTTGTTTCGATATTGGCACTTTGTTATTCGATTATGTTTATGCTGTCTCTTCCTATCCTAAGTCCTAACAACTATAGACTGCATAAATCCTTGACACTGTATGGCTTATGCACTAATGTTTGTCATCTATAACAAGTAAGCCATACCTATCTATCTCAAATGTTACATACAAGTACAACCAAAGTTTTATCCGTTTTCAAAATTCCCACTAAAAATAAGTAGTACAATGTAAAATGGAGTAAAATGTTCGAGAATTagctattaaaataaattataaaaaaaaaaaaaacttggccccaattatttttttcttctccaaaaatgatTCATGAAAATGAGAAACCAAGATaaacaaagaataaaaaattaaaaaaatgagagaaGAAAAGGGAAGTTGGGACCTATTGGCTCTGAGGCAAGCAATGACACCAGAACTCTTGATTTGGCCGAGGGTTTTGTCAACTGTGGACACTGAAAGCTGAGGTTGAGACTCAGAGGCTCTGCATGTAACCCGTCCAGGAAGacgctgagaagaagaagaggtgGAAAAAGACCGGCATTGACATTGGCATAAGGTTAAGGTTGTACTTGCAGAGGCCATTGTTAAACTTCTATTTGCTCTTCTTTTGTGTTCTGCAAAAATACAGAATCTGGATTTTAGTGGAAGATTAAGGGCTTAGGCTTATCCATTGCAACGAGTAATCATCCACTCTATTTCTTTTTCATTACTATAATTTTTTCTGTATATATTACACGTATTTTTAAGAcatgtaatatatatttattatttatttaactttattcacaaaaaactatagtaataaaaaaaaatagagtgTAAGAAATGGAGTAGATCCTTACTCCCATTGCAACTTGCATGCCCCCAAATCTTGCTGCAACGTGGAAAACAATCAAAGACTCATAATTGtactgaaataaatataaaaaaatcaaagattgatAATGTGTAGTTAtcatttaattaaagaaaaaattcatttttttaatatattgaataaataatatatttggaCAACATATTATCCAAATACACTATTTTTTAAATAcacttaaaaaataattttttttttataaataagactGAAAATAGTATTGCACACTTTTTTTACTGGATTTTTATACATGTATTTTGTACACGCTTGTTATAGAATTTAGTTCCATATATATTTTGTTCggtcttagtttttttttaaattttaaatgattatATCTGTAATGATTATCTGAATCTTCAACTTTTAAAAAAGTATCATATTTGTTATCAATAACGTCTTTAAAGATGTGCAAGACGTGCTATCGCATATGATTCAACTTTGTTTCAAGTAAAATTGTAGTTAGAAAAACGCTTTGAAAAATATTATCGCGATTAAGTTTTGGTTTAATAAAGCCTCTGTTTGTTTTGTTATGACTAAACTGTGGCTAATCTATAAAGTGTCAATAAAAATTTGAGACGACtttgtttgttattgttgtttattcctcttgaacaaaattatattttatctatGTGGCATTTTAGTTGGCATCCATGTCATGGTTTTCATTTTTAAACATGAATCTTCTCGATTTGATGCAACTTACCAATATGTGGATGATGAAGTGAAACTTTGGCTTATAAGGCGGGGAGTACAACCAACTAAAAGTGACGTTCCTACAGAGACATTGCCAACTTTATCGAGTATCCCAGGTTTTGACTTTCCGCCCATAATGACAAGATCTAGCTAGGGAAAAAAACGAGCATGTCCGTCTCATTTAGACTCGTCCCACAAAAAAGATAAGACGGAGCAAATATGGTTGAGGGTGCGAGCCTAAAACTTTGCTCCGCCCGTAAAAAAGTGAGGTGGCGTAGGTCGGGCCTACAGAAACGACatcttttaaacctaaaaatataaaaaaaaaattatgtctaTGTTCGCAAAAGCTCAAACCGTTGAGCCACAACCGAGTTGGCCCGATTAGAGTTAACGCAAACAAGCTGCACTTGCAAGCATTATCGACGTTGAAGTAATTCAATTGATCATTTATGAGATGCATATGCTCTTCAAAATCTCCTTTTTCGTCATATTCGTCCAACTTGAACGACTTCTACATAGATTTAAGGATGTTACTCTTCAAGATTCTTACCGATAGCGGGTGCTTCGGCTCCACTTTTTTTGGTAGAGTTTTTGTTTGTATCGATCTTATTCTGATTCTAAGATATAAAttacaaatttaaatttaaaccgTCCGATCATATCTAACGGCCACCGCAATTCCATAGGGGTGAATACAGCCTAACTTAATCACAGGAGAGCCAAGTCCCCTCTACAGACAGAACCTCCCCTCTGCGTCTTCGTCTTCGTCTTCTACCTCTGCGCCTCCAAACTCCCTCATCCGCATCTTCAACAGCTTCCTTCTCCATTTTCTTCATCTGTTTCAAACAACATACACGgttctcttctttttctcttcacCCTAATTTTCATTTCACAGAAACTGAACACAAATCTTTCAATTGCTCTTATTTCGTTTGCGCATTTTTTCAAACACATGGTGGGTCTTTCCCATCACACCAAACAATGCTCTCACTCTTGTTCAACCTCAAAAACCACATCCAAACTCAAAAATTCCCCAACAAAACAACCTCGTACCTACTTTCCTCCACACTCAACCACTTCACAACTCAATCCAAATCACACTCACATGTTCCAACacttcaaaacaacaacaacaacaacaacatagacAAAATCGCAAGAATCATCAATGATCACCCATTCCCTGAAAAACCACTTCACCCAACCCTCCTCATTCACTTCCCTCAATCAACAACAATCCCCACTTCATTCGTCGAAAATGTTCTTGCTCGATTATTCGCCTCTCATTCCAATGGCCTCAAGGCATTGGAGTTTTTCAATTTCACCATCAACAATCCTCACTCCAGCCCGTCGCCTTCTTCGCTTGAAATCACACTCCACATCCTTACACGAATGCGTTACTTCGATAAAGCTTGGAGCTTGTTGCAACGAATTGCGAAAACACACCCGCATTTGCTTACTCATAAATCAATGAGCATTATGCTATCCAAAATTGCGAAATTTCAATCTTTTGAGGAGACCCTTGATGGGTTTAGGAGAATGGAAGAGAATGTGTTTGTTGGTAGAGAATTTGGGACTGATGAGTTCAATGTGCTTCTTAAAGCTTTTTGCACACAGAGGCAGATGAAGGAGGCTAGGTCGGTTTTTGTGAAGTTTGTGCATAGGTTTAAGGCGAGTACTAAGAGTATGAATATTTTGTTGTTGGGTTTTAAAGAATCGGGCGATGTTACTTCTGTTGAGTTGTTTTA
The Vicia villosa cultivar HV-30 ecotype Madison, WI linkage group LG6, Vvil1.0, whole genome shotgun sequence genome window above contains:
- the LOC131608785 gene encoding uncharacterized protein LOC131608785 isoform X2 encodes the protein MASASTTLTLCQCQCRSFSTSSSSQRLPGRVTCRASESQPQLSVSTVDKTLGQIKSSGVIACLRANSAEVALEAANAAIAGGISVLEIVMSTPGVFEVLEKLVKKHPRTTLGVGTVLRIEDAKTAINAGAKFLMSPAIVKDILDYAQGGEVLYIPGAMTPTEILSAYDAGAKMVKIYPVSALGGFQYIAALKKPFPHVSMVASQGITIDSMEEYILQGASSVVLSDAIFDKEAISQCNFSKIYKLAQSATLLGNQAVNR
- the LOC131608785 gene encoding uncharacterized protein LOC131608785 isoform X1; translation: MASASTTLTLCQCQCRSFSTSSSSQRLPGRVTCRASESQPQLSVSTVDKTLGQIKSSGVIACLRANSAEVALEAANAAIAGGISVLEIVMSTPGVFEVLEKLVKKHPRTTLGVGTVLRIEDAKTAINAGAKFLMSPAIVKDILDYAQGGEVLYIPGAMTPTEHAYDHRFQMQILSAYDAGAKMVKIYPVSALGGFQYIAALKKPFPHVSMVASQGITIDSMEEYILQGASSVVLSDAIFDKEAISQCNFSKIYKLAQSATLLGNQAVNR